In the Anguilla anguilla isolate fAngAng1 chromosome 7, fAngAng1.pri, whole genome shotgun sequence genome, one interval contains:
- the aco1 gene encoding cytoplasmic aconitate hydratase isoform X2 codes for MSNPFAHIVEALDPQKPEHKFYNLSKLQDARYTRLPFSIRVLLEAAVRNCDEFLVKRADVERILSWAEAQSQSVEVPFRPARVILQDFTGVPAVVDFAAMRDAVKTLGGDPENINPVCPADLVIDHSIQVDFNRKSDSLQKNQDLEFDRNRERFEFLKWGSKAFRNMRIIPPGSGIVHQVNLEYLARVVFDQDGFYYPDSLVGTDSHTTMIDGLGVLGWGVGGIEAEAVMLGQPISMVLPEVIGYRVLGSPNKLITSTDIVLTITKHLRQVGVVGKFVEFFGPGVAQLSIADRATISNMCPEYGATAAFFPVDYISIKYLEQTGRDPEKLQYISQYLKAVSMFRDYSDASQDPEFTQVVELDLGTVEPCCSGPKRPQDKVSMCDMRKDFEACLGAKQGFKGFQVAPAHHNASVSFKHGGAQYSLSHGSVVIAAITSCTNTSNPSVMLGAGLLAKKAVEAGLSVKPYIKTSLSPGSGVVTYYLKESGVMSYLSQLGFEVVGYGCMTCIGNSGPLPESVVEAITQGDLVAVGILSGNRNFEGRVHPNTRANYLASPPLVIAYAIAGTIRIDFEKEPLGVNAKGKEIFLSDVWPTREEIQAVERQYVIPAMFKEVYEKIDKVNERWNNLKAPSDKLYTWDPKSTYIKSPPFFDGLTKELKPPKSITDAYVLLNFGDSVTTDHISPAGNIARNSPAARYLTSRGLNPRDFNSYGSRRGNDAVMARGTFANIRLFNKFLNKQAPRTLHLPSNETLDVFDAAERYQQAGVPLLILAGKEYGSGSSRDWAAKGPFLLGIKAVLAESYERIHRSNLVGMGIVPLEYLPGQTAESLGLTGRERYNIVMPEPLTPRMIIDIKLDTGKSFQARMRFDTDVELTYFHHGGILNYMIRKMSDK; via the exons ATGAGCAACCCCTTCGCGCACATCGTGGAGGCCCTGGACCCACAGAAACCTGAGCACAAGTTCTACAACCTGTCCAAACTCCAGGATGCCAGATACA CCCGGCTGCCCTTCTCCATCCGGGTGCTGCTGGAGGCGGCGGTGAGGAACTGCGACGAGTTCCTGGTGAAGCGGGCGGACGTGGAGCGCATCCTGAGCTGGGCGGAGGCTCAGAGCCAGAGCGTGGAGGTGCCCTTCAGGCCCGCCCGGGTCATCCTGCAGGACTTCAC CGGGGTGCCGGCGGTGGTGGACTTCGCCGCCATGCGCGACGCCGTGAAGACGCTCGGGGGGGACCCCGAGAACATCAACCCCGTGTGTCCCGCAGACCTCGTCATAGACCACTCCATCCAGGTGGACTTCAACAGAAA GTCTGATAGTCTGCAGAAGAACCAGGATTTGGAGTTTGATAGAAACAGGGAACGCTTTGAGTTTCTAAAG TGGGGCTCCAAAGCCTTCAGGAACATGCGGATCATCCCCCCGGGCTCCGGCATCGTGCACCAGGTCAACCTGGAGTACCTGGCCAGGGTGGTCTTTGACCAGGACGGGTTCTACTACCCCGACAGCCTGGTCGGCACGGACTCCCACACCACCATGATCGACGGCCTGGGCGTGCTGGGCTGGG GAGTGGGTGGTATTGAGGCGGAAGCTGTGATGCTGGGCCAGCCTATCAGCATGGTGCTGCCTGAGGTCATTGGCTACAGGGTGCTGGGCTCTCCAAACAAGCTCATAACCTCCACAGACATTGTGCTCACCATTACCAAG CACCTTCGCCAGGTGGGCGTGGTGGGGAAGTTTGTTGAGTTCTTCGGGCCGGGCGTGGCCCAGCTGTCCATCGCTGACAGGGCCACCATCTCCAACATGTGCCCCGAATACGGCGCCACAGCCGCCTTCTTCCCCGTGGACTACATCAGCATCAAGTACCTGGAGCAGACGG GAAGAGATCCGGAGAAGCTACAGTACATCTCTCAGTACCTGAAAGCAGTGAGCATGTTCAGAGACTACAGTGATGCTTCACAAGATCCTGAATTCACGCAG GTGGTGGAGTTAGACCTGGGCACAGTTGAGCCTTGCTGCAGCGGGCCCAAGAGACCTCAGGACAAGGTGTCCATGTGCGACATGAGGAAGGACTTCGAAGCATGTCTCGGGGCTAAG CAAGGGTTTAAGGGCTTCCAGGTGGCCCCCGCGCACCACAACGCCTCGGTCTCGTTCAAGCACGGCGGCGCGCAGTACTCGCTCTCCCACGGTTCTGTGGTCATCGCCGCCATCACGAGCTGCACCAACACCAGCAACCCTTCCGTCATGCTGGGGGCCG GGCTCCTGGCGAAGAAGGCCGTGGAGGCGGGGCTGAGCGTGAAGCCGTACATTAAGACCAGCCTATCGCCCGGCAGCGGGGTGGTCACATACTACCTGAAGGAGAGTGGGGTCATGTCCTACCTGTCCCAGCTGGG GTTTGAGGTGGTGGGGTATGGCTGCATGACCTGCATAGGGAACAGCGGTCCTCTTCCAGAGTCTGTGGTGGAGGCTATTACTCAG GGAGATCTGGTGGCCGTTGGGATCCTGTCCGGAAACAGGAACTTCGAGGGCCGCGTCCACCCCAACACCCGCGCTAACTACCTGGCCTCGCCGCCGCTGGTCATCGCCTACGCCATCGCCGGAACCATCCGGATAGACTTCGAGAAGGAGCCTCTGG GTGTGAACGCTAAGGGGAAGGAGATCTTCTTGTCGGACGTCTGGCCCACGCGTGAGGAGATTCAGGCTGTGGAGAGGCAGTATGTGATTCCCGCCATGTTCAAGGAGGTCTACGAGAAGATAGAT aAAGTGAATGAGCGATGGAACAACCTGAAGGCTCCCTCTGACAAACTGTATACCTGGGATCCCAAGTCCACCTACATCAAGTCTCCGCCCTTCTTCGACGGCCTG ACCAAGGAGCTGAAGCCACCCAAGTCCATAACGGACGCGTATGTGCTGCTCAACTTCGGGGACTCTGTGACCACGGACCACATCTCCCCTGCAGGGAACATCGCGCGAAACAGCCCTGCAGCGCGCTAcctgaccagcagggg CCTGAACCCGCGAGATTTTAACTCCTACGGATCTCGCCGTGGCAACGACGCGGTAATGGCCCGGGGAACCTTCGCCAACATCCGGCTCTTCAACAAGTTCCTGAACAAGCAGGCGCCGCGCACGCTACACCTGCCCTCCAATGAGACG CTGGACGTGTTCGACGCTGCGGAGCGCTACCAGCAGGCCGGCGTTCCGCTGCTGATCCTGGCGGGGAAGGAGTACGGGTCGGGCAGCTCCAGGGACTGGGCGGCCAAGGGCCCCTTCCTGCTG GGCATCAAGGCGGTGCTGGCGGAGAGCTACGAGCGGATCCACCGCAGTAACCTGGTTGGCATGGGGATCGTCCCGCTGGAGTACCTCCCCGGACAAACCGCCGAGTCCCTGGGGCTCACGGGCCGCGAGCGCTACAACATCGTCATGCCCGAGCCGCTCACCCCCAGGATGATCATCGACATTAAG CTGGACACGGGGAAGAGCTTCCAGGCCCGGATGAGGTTCGACACGGACGTGGAGCTCACCTACTTCCACCATGGCGGCATCCTCAACTACATGATCCGAAAGATGAGCGACAAGTAG
- the aco1 gene encoding cytoplasmic aconitate hydratase isoform X1, with product MLSNRGDRVGASVAMSNPFAHIVEALDPQKPEHKFYNLSKLQDARYTRLPFSIRVLLEAAVRNCDEFLVKRADVERILSWAEAQSQSVEVPFRPARVILQDFTGVPAVVDFAAMRDAVKTLGGDPENINPVCPADLVIDHSIQVDFNRKSDSLQKNQDLEFDRNRERFEFLKWGSKAFRNMRIIPPGSGIVHQVNLEYLARVVFDQDGFYYPDSLVGTDSHTTMIDGLGVLGWGVGGIEAEAVMLGQPISMVLPEVIGYRVLGSPNKLITSTDIVLTITKHLRQVGVVGKFVEFFGPGVAQLSIADRATISNMCPEYGATAAFFPVDYISIKYLEQTGRDPEKLQYISQYLKAVSMFRDYSDASQDPEFTQVVELDLGTVEPCCSGPKRPQDKVSMCDMRKDFEACLGAKQGFKGFQVAPAHHNASVSFKHGGAQYSLSHGSVVIAAITSCTNTSNPSVMLGAGLLAKKAVEAGLSVKPYIKTSLSPGSGVVTYYLKESGVMSYLSQLGFEVVGYGCMTCIGNSGPLPESVVEAITQGDLVAVGILSGNRNFEGRVHPNTRANYLASPPLVIAYAIAGTIRIDFEKEPLGVNAKGKEIFLSDVWPTREEIQAVERQYVIPAMFKEVYEKIDKVNERWNNLKAPSDKLYTWDPKSTYIKSPPFFDGLTKELKPPKSITDAYVLLNFGDSVTTDHISPAGNIARNSPAARYLTSRGLNPRDFNSYGSRRGNDAVMARGTFANIRLFNKFLNKQAPRTLHLPSNETLDVFDAAERYQQAGVPLLILAGKEYGSGSSRDWAAKGPFLLGIKAVLAESYERIHRSNLVGMGIVPLEYLPGQTAESLGLTGRERYNIVMPEPLTPRMIIDIKLDTGKSFQARMRFDTDVELTYFHHGGILNYMIRKMSDK from the exons GTGATCGAGTCGGAGCGTCCGTAGCCATGAGCAACCCCTTCGCGCACATCGTGGAGGCCCTGGACCCACAGAAACCTGAGCACAAGTTCTACAACCTGTCCAAACTCCAGGATGCCAGATACA CCCGGCTGCCCTTCTCCATCCGGGTGCTGCTGGAGGCGGCGGTGAGGAACTGCGACGAGTTCCTGGTGAAGCGGGCGGACGTGGAGCGCATCCTGAGCTGGGCGGAGGCTCAGAGCCAGAGCGTGGAGGTGCCCTTCAGGCCCGCCCGGGTCATCCTGCAGGACTTCAC CGGGGTGCCGGCGGTGGTGGACTTCGCCGCCATGCGCGACGCCGTGAAGACGCTCGGGGGGGACCCCGAGAACATCAACCCCGTGTGTCCCGCAGACCTCGTCATAGACCACTCCATCCAGGTGGACTTCAACAGAAA GTCTGATAGTCTGCAGAAGAACCAGGATTTGGAGTTTGATAGAAACAGGGAACGCTTTGAGTTTCTAAAG TGGGGCTCCAAAGCCTTCAGGAACATGCGGATCATCCCCCCGGGCTCCGGCATCGTGCACCAGGTCAACCTGGAGTACCTGGCCAGGGTGGTCTTTGACCAGGACGGGTTCTACTACCCCGACAGCCTGGTCGGCACGGACTCCCACACCACCATGATCGACGGCCTGGGCGTGCTGGGCTGGG GAGTGGGTGGTATTGAGGCGGAAGCTGTGATGCTGGGCCAGCCTATCAGCATGGTGCTGCCTGAGGTCATTGGCTACAGGGTGCTGGGCTCTCCAAACAAGCTCATAACCTCCACAGACATTGTGCTCACCATTACCAAG CACCTTCGCCAGGTGGGCGTGGTGGGGAAGTTTGTTGAGTTCTTCGGGCCGGGCGTGGCCCAGCTGTCCATCGCTGACAGGGCCACCATCTCCAACATGTGCCCCGAATACGGCGCCACAGCCGCCTTCTTCCCCGTGGACTACATCAGCATCAAGTACCTGGAGCAGACGG GAAGAGATCCGGAGAAGCTACAGTACATCTCTCAGTACCTGAAAGCAGTGAGCATGTTCAGAGACTACAGTGATGCTTCACAAGATCCTGAATTCACGCAG GTGGTGGAGTTAGACCTGGGCACAGTTGAGCCTTGCTGCAGCGGGCCCAAGAGACCTCAGGACAAGGTGTCCATGTGCGACATGAGGAAGGACTTCGAAGCATGTCTCGGGGCTAAG CAAGGGTTTAAGGGCTTCCAGGTGGCCCCCGCGCACCACAACGCCTCGGTCTCGTTCAAGCACGGCGGCGCGCAGTACTCGCTCTCCCACGGTTCTGTGGTCATCGCCGCCATCACGAGCTGCACCAACACCAGCAACCCTTCCGTCATGCTGGGGGCCG GGCTCCTGGCGAAGAAGGCCGTGGAGGCGGGGCTGAGCGTGAAGCCGTACATTAAGACCAGCCTATCGCCCGGCAGCGGGGTGGTCACATACTACCTGAAGGAGAGTGGGGTCATGTCCTACCTGTCCCAGCTGGG GTTTGAGGTGGTGGGGTATGGCTGCATGACCTGCATAGGGAACAGCGGTCCTCTTCCAGAGTCTGTGGTGGAGGCTATTACTCAG GGAGATCTGGTGGCCGTTGGGATCCTGTCCGGAAACAGGAACTTCGAGGGCCGCGTCCACCCCAACACCCGCGCTAACTACCTGGCCTCGCCGCCGCTGGTCATCGCCTACGCCATCGCCGGAACCATCCGGATAGACTTCGAGAAGGAGCCTCTGG GTGTGAACGCTAAGGGGAAGGAGATCTTCTTGTCGGACGTCTGGCCCACGCGTGAGGAGATTCAGGCTGTGGAGAGGCAGTATGTGATTCCCGCCATGTTCAAGGAGGTCTACGAGAAGATAGAT aAAGTGAATGAGCGATGGAACAACCTGAAGGCTCCCTCTGACAAACTGTATACCTGGGATCCCAAGTCCACCTACATCAAGTCTCCGCCCTTCTTCGACGGCCTG ACCAAGGAGCTGAAGCCACCCAAGTCCATAACGGACGCGTATGTGCTGCTCAACTTCGGGGACTCTGTGACCACGGACCACATCTCCCCTGCAGGGAACATCGCGCGAAACAGCCCTGCAGCGCGCTAcctgaccagcagggg CCTGAACCCGCGAGATTTTAACTCCTACGGATCTCGCCGTGGCAACGACGCGGTAATGGCCCGGGGAACCTTCGCCAACATCCGGCTCTTCAACAAGTTCCTGAACAAGCAGGCGCCGCGCACGCTACACCTGCCCTCCAATGAGACG CTGGACGTGTTCGACGCTGCGGAGCGCTACCAGCAGGCCGGCGTTCCGCTGCTGATCCTGGCGGGGAAGGAGTACGGGTCGGGCAGCTCCAGGGACTGGGCGGCCAAGGGCCCCTTCCTGCTG GGCATCAAGGCGGTGCTGGCGGAGAGCTACGAGCGGATCCACCGCAGTAACCTGGTTGGCATGGGGATCGTCCCGCTGGAGTACCTCCCCGGACAAACCGCCGAGTCCCTGGGGCTCACGGGCCGCGAGCGCTACAACATCGTCATGCCCGAGCCGCTCACCCCCAGGATGATCATCGACATTAAG CTGGACACGGGGAAGAGCTTCCAGGCCCGGATGAGGTTCGACACGGACGTGGAGCTCACCTACTTCCACCATGGCGGCATCCTCAACTACATGATCCGAAAGATGAGCGACAAGTAG